The following coding sequences are from one Lolium rigidum isolate FL_2022 chromosome 6, APGP_CSIRO_Lrig_0.1, whole genome shotgun sequence window:
- the LOC124661140 gene encoding protein IQ-DOMAIN 31-like, giving the protein MGKSPAKWIKSVLLGKKSGKSNSAKAKDLLPKTANGNGHTAGKEPELSGNSPVISEPVLVTNGISNLANGSAVGNMVRNGSDTPISPEKLREELAATKAQAAFRGYLARRAFRALKGIIRLQALIRGHLVRRQAVSTLRATWLIVKFQALIRGRNTRLSNAAMQLSVKFGQHNFGGDKSSDAWKEKLASNAYVRKLLSSSTLVQALHFQYDETDPNSAYSWLERWTIGCIWRPVSKPKIVADGKPQVRKASYAMETKSAKLKRNVRKFSAATVETQTNTVEPEKSKRNPRKFSGSPADSVPDSQLSELEKVKRNLKKATNSMVEASKISNSKADASKVPNSITDEPKISDSMADSSKISTVVNGISGHHDNQCEKALHSACEASFPPETHDPHSGNLLENSNMETPFLTEEKSDEPSILAQEDEVMDLQNLNNGDDTIQKKEETRYKEEPLSNGQVRTKRRSSFSNSEYPESGTKNTPVPPRKPSYMAPTESLKAKLRGPPRLDFDLPVDKNGFTRRQSLPSAPNNRGVKTEWRR; this is encoded by the exons ATGGGGAAATCCCCGGCCAAGTGGATAAAGTCCGTGCTCCTCGGCAAGAAATCTGGAAAGTCCAATTCTGCCAAGGCAAAGGATTTACTGCCG AAGACTGCAAACGGCAACGGGCACACTGCTGGGAAGGAGCCTGAACTCTCTGGCAATTCTCCGGTGATCTCGGAGCCCGTACTTGTTACCAATGGAATATCCAACTTGGCCAACGGGAGCGCAGTGGGAAACATGGTCCGAAATGGGTCTGACACGCCAATTAGTCCCGAGAAACTGAGAGAAGAACTGGCAGCCACCAAGGCTCAGGCGGCTTTTCGAGGTTACCTG GCACGCAGGGCATTCCGCGCGTTAAAAGGTATCATAAGACTTCAGGCACTGATTCGAGGGCATCTTGTAAGGAGGCAGGCTGTTTCGACCCTTCGCGCGACATGGCTGATTGTAAAGTTTCAAGCTCTAATTCGTGGAAGAAATACTAGACTTTCTAATGCTGCCATGCAATTATCTGTCAAATTTGGACAGCATAACTTTGGG GGTGACAAGTCGTCGGATGCATGGAAGGAGAAGCTAGCTTCAAATGCATATGTCCGAAAG CTTTTGTCTTCGTCAACTTTGGTACAAGCTCTTCACTTTCAATATGACGAAACGGACCCCAATTCAGCCTACAGCTGGTTGGAGAGATGGACAATAGGCTGCATCTGGAGACCTGTCTCCAAACCAAAAATAGTCGCTGATGGGAAACCACAAGTAAGGAAGGCCAGTTATGCCATGGAAACTAAATCAGCAAAGTTAAAGCGTAATGTTCGGAAGTTTTCTGCTGCTACAGTTGAGACTCAAACAAATACTGTTGAACCTGAAAAATCAAAAAGAAATCCAAGGAAATTTTCTGGATCGCCTGCTGATTCAGTACCAGATAGCCAGTTATCTGAACTTGAGAAGGTTAAACGGAACCTTAAAAAAGCAACTAACTCCATGGTTGAGGCCTCTAAGATATCTAATTCAAAGGCTGATGCCTCGAAGGTACCAAATTCCATAACTGACGAGCCAAAGATATCTGATTCCATGGCTGACTCCTCAAAGATATCCACTGTGGTGAACGGTATATCTGGCCATCACGACAATCAATGCGAGAAAGCACTACATAGTGCATGTGAGGCTTCGTTTCCTCCTGAAACTCACGATCCTCACAGTGGCAATCTTTTGGAAAATTCAAATATGGAGACACCATTCTTAACTGAGGAAAAATCTGATGAACCTAGTATCCTCGCTCAAGAAGATGAAGTCATGGACTTGCAGAACCTTAATAATGGAGATGATACCATACAGAAGAAAGAAGAAACTAGGTACAAGGAAGAACCTCTGTCTAATGGACAAGTTAGAACTAAGAGGAGGTCTTCATTCTCTAATTCTGAATATCCGGAGAGTGGAACCAAGAACACTCCAGTTCCACCAAGGAAGCCAAGCTATATGGCTCCAACAGAATCCTTAAAGGCAAAATTGCGAGGACCGCCCAGATTAGATTTTGATCTACCAGTTGACAAGAATGGCTTCACCCGCCGCCAGTCTCTTCCTTCTGCTCCAAACA ATAGAGGAGTCAAAACAGAATGGAGACGGTGA